A window from Prinia subflava isolate CZ2003 ecotype Zambia chromosome Z, Cam_Psub_1.2, whole genome shotgun sequence encodes these proteins:
- the LOC134563763 gene encoding interferon-like yields the protein MVVLGCAQPCLWYSTLALLLFIMTLATGLPCHHLRTHDPGDAIQLLQDMAPRRTQPCHLQEPPFFPDTLLHNNLHPHQAAAAALRILRQLFHTLSNNSTRQHWPTQARKDLLNKLQHHIHHLEQCLPDSATLFKGPRNPRLTINKYFRKIHRFLHAHNHSACAWDHVRLEAVVCFQHVDRLIRRMKHQAALDPTKPTDSKHPSPASTSDHGLSGDSSSPGWDHSVTPDLARMMS from the coding sequence ATGGTCGTACTTGGatgtgcacagccctgcctgtggtacagcaccctggcactgctgctcttcaTCATGACTCTTGCCACCGGCCTCCCGTGCCACCACCTGCGGACCCACGATCCTGGGGATGCCATCCAGCTTCTTCAGGACATGGCTCCCAGACGCACGCAGCCCTGCCACCTCCAAGAGCCGCCCTTCTTCCCTGACACCCTCCTCCACAACAACCTCCACCCGCACcaagccgccgccgccgccctaCGCATCCTCCGGCAGCTCTTCCACACCCTCAGCAACAACAGCACCCGCCAGCACTGGCCCACCCAGGCTCGCAAAGACCTCCTCAACAAACTCCAGCACCACATCCACCACCTCGAGCAATGCCTCCCCGACAGTGCCACGCTCTTCAAAGGACCACGCAACCCGCGGCTCACCATCAACAAGTACTTCAGGAAGATCCACCGCTTCCTCCACGCCCACAACCACAGCGCCTGCGCCTGGGACCACGTCCGCCTCGAAGCTGTTGTTTGCTTCCAACACGTGGACAGACTCATACGGCGAATGAAGCACCAAGCTGCTCTGGACCCCACTAAACCCACGGATAGCAAACACCCATCTCCAGCCAGCACCAGTGACCATGGATTGagtggtgacagcagcagcccaggctgggatcaCTCAGTCACACCTGATCTGGCCAGAATGATGAGCTGA
- the LOC134563765 gene encoding interferon-like produces MAAPAAVQPRLPHAAAALLLLLTALATTLACQQLWTHDDTFPGNELRLLQDMALSRTQPCHLQEPPFFPDTLLHNNLHPHQAAAAALRILQQLFHTLSNNSTRQHWPTQARKDLLNKLQHHIHHLEQCLPDSATLFKGPCNPRLTINKYFRDIHRFLHAHNHSACAWDHVRLEARASLQHLHNLTRTMRR; encoded by the coding sequence ATGGCTGCGCCCGCAGCTGTACAGCCACGCCTGCCGCATGCCGCCGCggccctcctgctcctgctcaccGCTCTCGCCACCACCCTCGCCTGCCAACAGCTCTGGACACACGACGACACCTTCCCCGGCAACGAACTCCGCCTCCTCCAGGACATGGCTCTCAGCCGCACGCAGCCCTGCCACCTCCAAGAGCCGCCCTTCTTCCCTGACACCCTCCTCCACAACAACCTCCACCCGCACcaagccgccgccgccgccctacgcatcctccagcagctcttccacACCCTCAGCAACAACAGCACCCGCCAGCACTGGCCCACCCAGGCTCGCAAAGACCTCCTCAACAAACTCCAGCACCACATCCACCACCTCGAGCAATGCCTCCCCGACAGTGCCACGCTCTTCAAAGGACCATGCAACCCGCGGCTCACCATCAACAAGTACTTCAGGGACATCCACCGCTTCCTCCACGCCCACAACCACAGCGCCTGCGCCTGGGACCACGTCCGCCTCGAAGCTCGCGCCTCTTTACAGCACCTGCACAACCTCACACGCACCATGCGCCGCTAG